DNA sequence from the Paenibacillus physcomitrellae genome:
GTTGATTTCTTCATCAGCCATCCGGGTAAACTCCTTTCGCTCTCGTAGGTTATAACTGTAACCTCTCAGACATTATACCATTTAATAGTGATGGTGGAATCAGTTAATATTTCGGTTCCTCCCTTTCAAAATCCTGCTTCTCCATAAAGTTGCCTTGATCTGTACAAAAGTAGCTGTCATGAAGCTGGACAGGTTAGGCATATCCATATATCAACTACCAGATTGCACAGCCCAGGATTATGAAGGAGAAGAGGGACCCGATTTGAACAAACAATCTTTTATTCGCGGAACTATGATTCTGCTTGCTGCAGGCATTGTAAACCGTATCTTGGGCTTTATCCCCCGCATTCTATTGCCCAGAGTCATCGGCGCGGAAGGCGTGGGTCTGTACCAGCTGGGCTATCCCTTTTTCCTGGTGCTGGTCACCATTATTTCCGGCGGCATTCCCCTTGCCATTGCCAAGCTGATCGCGGAGGCGGAATCGGAGGGCAAACCCGAGAAATCCAGAGCCGTGCTGCGTACCAGCCTGATTCTTTCCGGCGCTGCGGGTTTGGTCTGTATGATTCTTTCCCTGCTCGCCGCCCCTTGGCTGATGAGAAACGTGCTCACGGACGGACGGGTTTATCCTTCTTTCATCAGTATGAGCCCTATGATTCTGATCGTTGCCATTTCTTCTGTCTTTCGTGGTTATTTCCAGGGAAAACAAAATATGATCCCATCGGCCAGCTCCTCCATTTTGGAGACCCTTGCCCGTATCTTGTGCCAGCTTTGGTTCGCTTCCCTGTTCCTTCCGATGGGCATTGCTTACGCGGCTGCAGGTGCTATGCTGGGTGTCCTAGCCGGTGAAATGATTGCTTTGCTTTCGCTGCTTTGGCAGTTTTTCATGCACCGCAGGAAGGAATCACAAGACCAGCAGAAGCTGCAATCCCAGCTTGCCCCTCTCCCGCCCGGCACTGCGGCTAAAGCGGCTGCACAGACGGGGTTTATGTATACGCTTCGCCGCATTTTAAGAATCGCCATCCCCGTCACCGGCGGCCGGCTGGTTGGATCGCTGTCTTACCTGCTTGAATCCATCACTACGGCCCAAAGCCTTGCCATTGCCGGCGTCGCAACCGCAGTTGCCACGGCGCAGTACGGGGCTCTTCAGGGAATGGTCATCCCTGTGCTTCTGCTGCCAGGTGCACTTACGACCTCTTTGGCGATTTCACTGGTGCCCTCCTTGGCGGAAGCACAAGCCAGAGGAGATAAGAAAACGATACACAAACGGCTTCATCAGTCTCTCCGGCTGGCGCTTGTCACCGGTGCCCCGTTTGCAGTTGTGATGTATGTATTGGCTGAACCGCTCTGCCAGCTTCTTTATAACAACAGCGATATTGCCGGCATGCTGAAAGTGATGGCTCCGTTTGCTTTGTTTATGTACGTTCAGGCCCCTTTGCAAGCTACGCTGCAGGCTTTGGACAAACCCGGGACGGCCCTCACCAATACCTTGATCGGGGCGATTATCAAAATCGGTCTGATCCTTTATCTCGCCTCAAATCCGTCACTTGGGATCTATGGAGCCATTATTGCCAGCATCGCCAACATTATCACTGTTACTTTACTGCATGGTGCCGCTGTCGCGCGAGCGCTTCAATACCGCTTTCCGCTCATGGATGCTGTCAAAGTGATCTGCGCGATGCTCATAATGGCAGGCTGCGCCAGCTATTTGTATCATGAAATTCCGTTTACGCCTTCGGCATCGGCACTCATACAATTTATCTGCTCGGCTTCTGCTGCATTTGTCCTTTACCTGGTTCTAACCTTTGCCACAGGACTCATTGATCGATTCGACCTGCAGCGGGTCCCAATCTTTGGAAGATGGTTTCGATGACTCCCGGCCTTACCGCGGACCTGCTTAGAAAATGCTTTGATTTCTGCGGTCTAGGCTTGTCATGCTTGCCATACAATTAAAATAAAAAAAGAGGTTTAGGAGGTTTTTATGGAACACATCCGTCGCTTTATGCCTTTCCGCATTGCCGGCCCCACACTTTCCGGACTGTGGTATGCCTATTTATGGATGATGCTCGGCGCTTTGTTTCTCTCTTTGCTGCTTAAATGGTCCCCGCTTGAAGAAACCAGTCTATCCACCTTTACGTATGTCATTCACGCTTTGTCCTTGCTTATCGGCAGCTTTGTATCGGGCAAAAGAAGCGAACGTAAAGGCTGGTACCAAGGAGCTATCACAGGTATCCTTTATGCGATCTTGCTATTTGTGATCAGCTTCCTTGCACTGGACTCCACATTCAAGGGCGGCGACTTCTTCTATTTCATCCCGGCCTTCCTGATCGGAGCTATCGGTGGAATTTTCGGGAAAAATGCAAGAAAAAACTAACCTTGGTTAAGAACAAGGGATACCCTCTCTCTCTTTAGGTATGATAAACTATCTAAATCGGAGTTTTGACCCTAAGGAGGCTATTCCTGCTTTGCTTTATGAATCTATGTATTTTATATCTGGCTTAACCGTCTTCATGACCGCTGTCCTCATTTACGCGGGCACAGGCCGGAATCCCTTGATTGCCGCTTATCGTTTTGTATATGAACTGCTCCATTCCTGGAGGTTCCTGTTTGTATTCATCGCTATGAGCTGCGTGCTTTTGGTTAACAAATATGAATTAAAGCTGGAAAGCTTGATGTCATCGGAACGAAAGGACTTTACCTCTGTTTTTTTCGGAATCGAGGGGCATTTTGGCCGTGATTTTCAGCAATTGTTCCACCATGTCTGGGTCTCTCAGATATCGGCCTTTTTCTACGTCATTCTCCTGCAGTCCGTCTTGGTAGCTTCCATCGGAATCTATGCAAGTCAGCGTAACAAGGTTTTTTTAATTGCCTCTTGCTATACGGTGCTGCTGAATTATTTGATTGCTATCCCGTTTTTCCTATTTTTCCCGATCAGCGAGGTATGGTCCTACGCCCCTGCTGGCGTTAGTTTTTATATGCTCGAGGCTTTCCCGAAATTCGAGGAGATTTATAGACCGCTCTCCGGCTTGGATAACTGCTTTCCAAGCCTGCATACCGCGATCTCGGTCTCTATGGCCATTTTGGCCGTCCGTTCCGGGAACCGCAGGTGGGCGGCAATTGCCTGCACGATCGCTGTCGTCATCATTTTCTCCATCTTCTATATGGGCATCCACTGGCTGACGGATATGATCGGCGGACTTCTTCTATCCGCAATTTCAACGACTATTGCCGTTCATTGGGCCTCCCGGACGGTTCGTCATACCGAAGCCAAACCTTTGATGTTCCAGCAGCGCTGATCTATTCTAATTCAAATCAAAGAAATTCCGATTCCTGCAAAAATAAAAAGCCGGCTGCAGCATTTAAGCTGTAAGCCGGCTTTATTCTTCTACCTGCGAGCTCTGCTGAGCTCTGCTGACTACCAACTGCCCTCGTTCCAGCAGCGGTGTCGCTGCAGCTGCTCCTGGCAGGGGCTACTCGGTTGCTGAAGACGCAACGCTGTGACTGATCGCACTGCGGTCAAACGTCATTTTCGTTACATCGTTAACGCGAATGACAACAATATCGTTGGTCAATTCTACAATCGTGCCGTGGAGTCCTCCGATCGTTACGATCTTGTCCCCTTTTTTCAGCTCTCTAAGCATGGAGTTACGATTTTTCTGTTTCTTTTGCTGCGGACGGATCAGCAGAAAATAGAATACGGCAAACATGATGACAAAAGGAACGATGATCCCGACGATCCCGTTACCCCCTTGAGCTGCTGCATACTGAAACATATGCATGTTGAAACCCCCTTCATTCCAAAGCCAAAATTTTAAAACCCTTTCTCATTTCCGAACAGACCGTACTTCTCGAAAAATTCATCCCGGAAGTCCAGCAGCCTGTCGTCCATAATCGCCTGACGAACCTGTTTCATCAGATTGAGCAGGAAATGCAGATTATGGTAAGTGGTTAAGCGCAGGCCAAACGTTTCATCGCTCTTGATCAAGTGACGAAGGTATGCACGCGAATAATTGCGGCATGTATAGCAATCGCATTCCGGATCCAGCGGACCGAAATCGCGGGCATACTGGGCATTGCGAACCACCAGTCTTCCTTGGCTGGTCATGGTTGTGCCGTTGCGGGCGATCCGGGTCGGAAGCACGCAGTCAAACATGTCCACGCCGCGGATCGCGCCTTCTATAAGCGCATCCGGTGAACCTACCCCCATCAAGTAGCGGGGTTTGTTACTCGGCAGTAAAGGCACCGTGTAATCGAGCACTTCATACATAAGATGTTTAGGCTCGCCTACACTCAGTCCACCAATAGCATAACCCGGAAAATCCAGGGAAGTCAAATCACGTGCGCTCTGCTTGCGCAGGTCCTCAAACATCCCACCCTGCACGATGCCGAACAAGCCTTGATCCTGAGGCCGGGCGTGGCTTTCCAGGCATCTTTCCGCCCATCTTGTGGTACGTTCAAGCGAATCTTTCACGTATTTATGTTCCGCCGGATAAGGGGCGCATTCATCAAAAGCCATCATGATATCCGAGCCGAGGGCGTTCTGGATTTCCATGGCTTTTTCCGGAGAAAGGAACAGCTTGTCTCCGTTCAGATGAGAACGGAAGTGGACGCCTTCTTCGGTGATTTTTCTCATGTCGCTAAGCGAAAATACCTGAAAGCCGCCGCTGTCCGTCAGGATCGCGCGGTCCCAGTTCATGAATTTGTGCAAGCCTCCGGCTTCGCGGACAATTTCATGGCCCGGACGAAGAAACAGATGGTACGTGTTGGACAAAATAATTTGCGCTTCCATTTCCTTCAGTTCTTCCGGACTCATCGTCTTCACCGTTGCCAGCGTGCCCACCGGCATAAAGATCGGCGTTTCGATTACGCCGTGGGGCGTATGAACACGCCCGAGTCTGGCCCCGGACTGCTTGCAGGTTTTAATATGTTCGTAAGTAATCGCTGCTGCCAATCTTATCAACCATCCTCTAACAATCTATTAATAAATCAACATGGCGTCTCCAAAGCTGAAGAAGCGGTATTCCCGTTCGATTGCTTCCTGGTACGCCTTGAGAATCCGTTCTCTTCCAGCGAGCGCGCTGACCAGCATCACCAGCGTGGATTTCGGCAGATGGAAATTGGTAATCAGGCAGTCCACCAAACGGAACTGGTAACCCGGATAAATGAAAATACCAGTCCAGCCGCTGGATTTGACGATGTTCCCGTCTTCACATTTGCCAGCTACCGTCTCCAGCGTACGTGCCGAAGTTGTTCCTACCGCAACCACCCGGCCGCCCCGCGCTTTCGTCTCATTCAGAATATCGGCCGTTTCCTGCGGCAAAATATAATATTCTTCGTGCATGACATGATCTTCCACCCGGTCAACCGACATCGGACGGAAGGTTCCCAGCCCCACATGAAGCGTTACAAAAGCAATCGTAACTCCTTTGGCGCGAATCTGGTCCAGCAGTTCCTCTGTAAAATGCAGTCCCGCTGTCGGAGCAGCCGCCGAGCCTTCATGACGGGCATATACGGTTTGATAACGTTCCTTATCCTCCAATTTCTCCTTAATGTAAGGAGGCAGCGGCATTTGGCCCAGCCGATCCAGAATTTCATTAAAGATGCCGCTGTACTGAAAATTCAGCACCCGGCCGCCCATTTCGCCTTCTTCTTCCACTAAAGCTTTCAGTTCATCGCCGAAGACGATGACCGAACCTTTCTTGAGCTTCTTCCCGGGTTTAACAAGCGTTTCCCACTTGTCCCCCGACAAGTTCTTCAGCAGCAGCACTTCAGCTTTGGCCCCCGTATCTTCTTTGGTGCCAAACAGCCGTGCCGGCAGCACTCTTGTATCGTTAAGCACCAAAGTATCGCCCGGTTTCAACTCTTCCAGGATATGCGAGAATTGATGGTGCTCGATATGGCCGGTTTCTTTATTTAAAGTAAGCAGCCGTGAAGCTGTACGATCCAGCAGTGGAGTCTGCGCAATCAGATGCTCCGGCAGCTCGAAATCATATAATTCTACATCCATTTACAATCAGTCCTTCGTAATCGTTACATTCTGATAATAGTGTTGCAAAATGCTCTGGTAATCATACCCGGCGTCCGCCATTCCTTTGGCTCCCCATTGGGACATGCCAAGTCCATGACCGTTGCCCTGGCCGATAAAGAGGAAAGCGTTCGACTGATCCACCACTCGGGCTTGTCCGTCTCCGCTCATTACAACGAGTCCGCCACCGGACAAGCTGGTTTTGCCAGAGGCCGACAGCACCGTTGTGCCAGGTGCCGCGGTGCCTTTTCCGGTTTGTCCGCCTGCACCCTGTACAGTATACCTTCCTGTCTCTACAATATCAAATAGCGTGCTAGGCAGGCTGCCAAACGTGGAGCGGAACAAATCCGGGTATTTGACCTTCAGCACCTGACCGTTGGCCTTTACCTCTGTAGCACGTCCCGAAGGCCCCCGCTTTGTCACTTCCAGTGACGTAACAGAGGCTGGGATCGTGCCGGAAACCTTGCCTTTCATGCTAGTCACAAGCTGGCTTGAACTGAAAGGTCCGCGAATCCAAGCATAAGAACCTGATTCATCCACCTGCTCAAGCACGACCGCCTGATCGCCCGGGTCCATTTGAGCAACCGGATCTGCACCTGATTGAACGAGTGGCTGCGGCCGCACATTGGTGTTGTTGGCCGTTACCGTTAAATATTTAAGGCCGGCGGCGGTCGAAGCGCCGGTCAGCTTCGTATTATCTTCCCGTACGTAGCCGGATTTACCACTGCTCAGAAGTACATGATACCATTTCTTCAAGCTGGCGGAAGCAACCTGATCTTCCGTGCTTGGAACAGCCGCATATACCGGAGCCGGATTCCCCCAAACCTCGGAAGGATCAGCCGTCATGCCTCCGCTATTAGCGGAGAAAAGTCCTTCTATAACTTTGCCTCCGCTTTTCAACACTTCACCGGCCGTACTATCGACGGCTTGAATGATGCTGTCCGCCTCTGTCCCCACGCCGGAATAAACCTGGCTGAGCGTCGTATCAACTACCCCAGCGACAGTAAACTTGGTTGGAGATTGAAACAACGCGTAGCTCCGCGCAGCCACGGCCTGCGCTTTAAGCGACTCCAGCGGCCAGGAAGCGGAGACCTCTCCCCCTACAACGGAGTACAAATATTGCTCCATAGGCAGTTCATTCACGAACGCAAGTTGTCCGTTCACCATGCTGATTTCGAATCCGCCGCGATATTTGCGGCTGGATCTTTCTTTGACCTGAGTGATGCCGCTTGGACCTGCATCCACCCACAGCTTGGTGCCGGTACCTGTTACTATATAAAGCGGAATATTAACAGGCGTGCTTAAATCGGAGGTCACATCGCTTTGAATGATCAAAGCCGGTGAGACTGCATCTACCGGAGACAGCTGCAGATTAGGCAGCTTTGCAGAGACAGCTGCTTTAGCAGCTGCAAGCTGCGCTTCCGTTGAGGCCTCCCCAATCCAGACGGAATAGGCAGGCTTGCCCCCCGCCCCAGGCGTCAGCACCTCCCAGGCATCGAGTCCCTGGGCATGGATTTGCTCGCGCAGGGACTGCGCATCATAAGCCGAACTGAAATTTCCGGCAGAAAGATACAGTTTTCCCCGTACTTCCGGTTTCTGAGAACCCAGCAAACTTCCCAGTGTGCTGGAAACCGAGCTTATAGCTTTATTAGCATCATCGGCGGTTGCATACATACCGGTATATAACTGATAAACCGTCTTACCTCCGGCATCTTCAGAGAACAAAAGCGGCTTATTTGCCGTAGCTTGAAGTTTTTTGGCCGCCGAAGCAGCCGTGCTAAAATCAGACGTTTGCAGCGCTTTGATCCGAAACCCGTTGACGCTGAATTTCACCTGTTTCCCTGCACTGGACTGAATCCAATTTGTATAACTATCCGCTGTTCCCGGACCCGCGCTCACTTCAGTTGCAGGTAACAGAGTAACGGAAGGGGTGGTTGACTTATAGGTGCTCCCTAGATCCAGAAACATGGCAACCCTGATCCGATCCTGCACCGGATCAACCGAATCATCTGCCGAAACCGGCACGCATAAAGCTCCAAACATGAGTATTCCGGCTCCGAGCCCTTTGCTCCACTTCATCAAGCCGGTTAACCTTCTGTTAAATTTCATACGAACCTCGCTTTCCGTATTGCTTACTAAAAAAGTTTGTTAGAAGTGCTTTGCCTATTACATAGAGTCGGGAATAGGCAGTCCCAAATGATGGTACGCCGCCGGCGTCGCCATCCGCCCTCTCGGCGTCCGTTGAAGAAACCCGATCTGAAGCAGATAGGGCTCATAAACGTCTTCAATCGTTTGGCTCTCTTCACCAATCGTGGCCGCTA
Encoded proteins:
- the queA gene encoding tRNA preQ1(34) S-adenosylmethionine ribosyltransferase-isomerase QueA; protein product: MDVELYDFELPEHLIAQTPLLDRTASRLLTLNKETGHIEHHQFSHILEELKPGDTLVLNDTRVLPARLFGTKEDTGAKAEVLLLKNLSGDKWETLVKPGKKLKKGSVIVFGDELKALVEEEGEMGGRVLNFQYSGIFNEILDRLGQMPLPPYIKEKLEDKERYQTVYARHEGSAAAPTAGLHFTEELLDQIRAKGVTIAFVTLHVGLGTFRPMSVDRVEDHVMHEEYYILPQETADILNETKARGGRVVAVGTTSARTLETVAGKCEDGNIVKSSGWTGIFIYPGYQFRLVDCLITNFHLPKSTLVMLVSALAGRERILKAYQEAIEREYRFFSFGDAMLIY
- the yajC gene encoding preprotein translocase subunit YajC, translated to MFQYAAAQGGNGIVGIIVPFVIMFAVFYFLLIRPQQKKQKNRNSMLRELKKGDKIVTIGGLHGTIVELTNDIVVIRVNDVTKMTFDRSAISHSVASSATE
- a CDS encoding SpoIID/LytB domain-containing protein, which codes for MKFNRRLTGLMKWSKGLGAGILMFGALCVPVSADDSVDPVQDRIRVAMFLDLGSTYKSTTPSVTLLPATEVSAGPGTADSYTNWIQSSAGKQVKFSVNGFRIKALQTSDFSTAASAAKKLQATANKPLLFSEDAGGKTVYQLYTGMYATADDANKAISSVSSTLGSLLGSQKPEVRGKLYLSAGNFSSAYDAQSLREQIHAQGLDAWEVLTPGAGGKPAYSVWIGEASTEAQLAAAKAAVSAKLPNLQLSPVDAVSPALIIQSDVTSDLSTPVNIPLYIVTGTGTKLWVDAGPSGITQVKERSSRKYRGGFEISMVNGQLAFVNELPMEQYLYSVVGGEVSASWPLESLKAQAVAARSYALFQSPTKFTVAGVVDTTLSQVYSGVGTEADSIIQAVDSTAGEVLKSGGKVIEGLFSANSGGMTADPSEVWGNPAPVYAAVPSTEDQVASASLKKWYHVLLSSGKSGYVREDNTKLTGASTAAGLKYLTVTANNTNVRPQPLVQSGADPVAQMDPGDQAVVLEQVDESGSYAWIRGPFSSSQLVTSMKGKVSGTIPASVTSLEVTKRGPSGRATEVKANGQVLKVKYPDLFRSTFGSLPSTLFDIVETGRYTVQGAGGQTGKGTAAPGTTVLSASGKTSLSGGGLVVMSGDGQARVVDQSNAFLFIGQGNGHGLGMSQWGAKGMADAGYDYQSILQHYYQNVTITKD
- the tgt gene encoding tRNA guanosine(34) transglycosylase Tgt, which gives rise to MAAAITYEHIKTCKQSGARLGRVHTPHGVIETPIFMPVGTLATVKTMSPEELKEMEAQIILSNTYHLFLRPGHEIVREAGGLHKFMNWDRAILTDSGGFQVFSLSDMRKITEEGVHFRSHLNGDKLFLSPEKAMEIQNALGSDIMMAFDECAPYPAEHKYVKDSLERTTRWAERCLESHARPQDQGLFGIVQGGMFEDLRKQSARDLTSLDFPGYAIGGLSVGEPKHLMYEVLDYTVPLLPSNKPRYLMGVGSPDALIEGAIRGVDMFDCVLPTRIARNGTTMTSQGRLVVRNAQYARDFGPLDPECDCYTCRNYSRAYLRHLIKSDETFGLRLTTYHNLHFLLNLMKQVRQAIMDDRLLDFRDEFFEKYGLFGNEKGF
- a CDS encoding phosphatase PAP2 family protein, which produces MYFISGLTVFMTAVLIYAGTGRNPLIAAYRFVYELLHSWRFLFVFIAMSCVLLVNKYELKLESLMSSERKDFTSVFFGIEGHFGRDFQQLFHHVWVSQISAFFYVILLQSVLVASIGIYASQRNKVFLIASCYTVLLNYLIAIPFFLFFPISEVWSYAPAGVSFYMLEAFPKFEEIYRPLSGLDNCFPSLHTAISVSMAILAVRSGNRRWAAIACTIAVVIIFSIFYMGIHWLTDMIGGLLLSAISTTIAVHWASRTVRHTEAKPLMFQQR
- a CDS encoding TIGR04086 family membrane protein encodes the protein MEHIRRFMPFRIAGPTLSGLWYAYLWMMLGALFLSLLLKWSPLEETSLSTFTYVIHALSLLIGSFVSGKRSERKGWYQGAITGILYAILLFVISFLALDSTFKGGDFFYFIPAFLIGAIGGIFGKNARKN
- the spoVB gene encoding stage V sporulation protein B, which encodes MNKQSFIRGTMILLAAGIVNRILGFIPRILLPRVIGAEGVGLYQLGYPFFLVLVTIISGGIPLAIAKLIAEAESEGKPEKSRAVLRTSLILSGAAGLVCMILSLLAAPWLMRNVLTDGRVYPSFISMSPMILIVAISSVFRGYFQGKQNMIPSASSSILETLARILCQLWFASLFLPMGIAYAAAGAMLGVLAGEMIALLSLLWQFFMHRRKESQDQQKLQSQLAPLPPGTAAKAAAQTGFMYTLRRILRIAIPVTGGRLVGSLSYLLESITTAQSLAIAGVATAVATAQYGALQGMVIPVLLLPGALTTSLAISLVPSLAEAQARGDKKTIHKRLHQSLRLALVTGAPFAVVMYVLAEPLCQLLYNNSDIAGMLKVMAPFALFMYVQAPLQATLQALDKPGTALTNTLIGAIIKIGLILYLASNPSLGIYGAIIASIANIITVTLLHGAAVARALQYRFPLMDAVKVICAMLIMAGCASYLYHEIPFTPSASALIQFICSASAAFVLYLVLTFATGLIDRFDLQRVPIFGRWFR